The following is a genomic window from Pseudophryne corroboree isolate aPseCor3 chromosome 3, aPseCor3.hap2, whole genome shotgun sequence.
tatgctgaaggcctgaAAACCGGCCTCTGGACAGATTTATTAGAGtatggcattcttacttcacctggtgtgctgctaagtatTATGATGCTTCCAGGTTTTTCTCCAGAGAGGTTTGGACTTAAGCCTTCGGCTTGCCTCTCTCAAGgtacacatctctgccttgtcggtatggttccaGTGCAAGATTGCCTCCATACCTGATGTATGCATGTTCTTTCAGGGCAAGGtatgtattcagcctccctatgtctctctAGTTGATCCATGGGACCTGTCTATTGTACTGAAGGCtcttcaagagtctccatttgagcccatTGAATAAGTATAGCTAAAATTGCTTACAGCCAAGGTTGTTTtcttgctattgcctctgcaaggagggtttcggacttaggcgcattgtcctgttgtCCTCCCTTTAATCTTTCACTGTGACAGGGCAGTTTTCCGAACTAGacctggttacctacctaaggtggtttcatcctttcacatTAACCAAGAGACTGTGGTTTTGGCCTTTGTCTCTTCAGACTTGTTGGCTAAAGAGTGGTCTTTGTATTTGGTCAGGGCCCTACATATATATGTGGATCGTATAACCCCCATTAGACAGTCTGATGCtccctttgtactgtttggtttccacaaacttggctggcctgctaataagcaaacactggccagatggattaaaatggtgattggacATGCTTATACGCACGCTGGTCTTCCAGTTCCAgcttcagttaaggcccattctactcagtctgttggaccttctgtgGTGGACCAATGTGGCGTGCACGTGGAACAATTGTGCAGGGTGGCTAAGTGGTCTtaagtgaacacgtttcttaggttctatgtctTCAATACCttcacctcccaggatgcatccCTGATATTTCTCTGTGGAAAcgctatgtaccctgctgcagaaaataagagttatggtagactaaccATGGTCAACTCtttttctgcgaagtacataggttccacagggcgcccacccagaCGCACCTAagcttttttgggtttgtatggcattagccactggtttcTTCTCATGTCAGTAAGAAAGTGTTCTTATGTGACTACCAtcttccttctctcttgcctgcttcctgcattggactggttaacaaaactgagctcacagtgcctggaggcggggttatagagcagggccccaatgcatcctgggacagctaaagctttagttgttggtgcctggatccagttccatctctacaccctgatgtttccccgtGGAACCTATGTAGTTCGCAGAATTaattatggtaagtctaccatacctcttttttttttttttaaatagtccaGTTTATTGAAATAACATAGATAGGCGCAGATCTATCACAAGAATATGTTACACGTGTCCCTGAGTGATGACATCTAAAAAACACAAACtaaaataaaaatggaaataaGATTACCTTCCCTGAAAAGTGTAAGGCAAAATTCCACCCAAAATAAAACATTTAGTTGTGGGTGAAACTCGATGAGATAAAATGTGTTTCCTGCCCAGCAGTGGTCCAGAAAGTCCCATCAGTGATGTCCAATACTCCTGAGCAGTAGACTCTTGGTTATGGTCAAACAAGACTTGGTTGGGGTTGACAATCTCCTGCTCCTGGAACAGCCAACTCATGAGAAGTTCATAGTGGAGGCGCTTTGAAGGCCTTCTACCAATTGTATTCATTTTTTAAATAAAGGAGTCAAAATATAAAGTGTTGTCTCAGAAAGTAGAAAACTAAAACAAGATATTACAatgtacaatttattaaaatatcagTATATACAACATAAAATTAAGATATCTCCTCATAGTGTCATTCTCTTTGCTCAGGAAAGAGAAGTAGTGAGAGAGAGAGCACTGTCTCTTTACATACACCCATACAGGAACACCCACACATCGGGCAGTACTTATTTGTGGCGGCTGTTGTGTTCTCTTGGTGGCGACTTTGACTGAGGAACAATTGTTGCATGTGAGTGTTTTCTTTTGAAGAAAAATCTATGCTATGATTAAGAGTTCATTTATGGCCTGTTATAAATTAAAGCTTATGCTCGAAAAATGTCTGTCAGAACTTATGGCCTAAAAATAAATAGGAGCTCACCCCATAAACACTGTTCCTCATGACCTCATACATACCTTTATACTATTTAGCTGATCCTATTCCAAAAACCTACTACCCACACTACAAAGTGAGTTTTCTTTCCTATCCactcaataaaaatatatacatttcttGTTTAAATAAAACACTTTACGCCTGAAAATGTTTCACCTGGGTAAACGTGTGAGTAATTTAAGGTTCAACAAAATCTGATTTATGTaatcatggaaatggcctctctcttgtgtgacttctctgatggttAACAAGATATAttttgcgtgtaaaacatttcccacactcagaacaaggaaatggtttctcacctgtgtgagttctctgatgtgtaacaagacctgatttccgtgtaaaacatttcccacacttagaacatggaaatggcttttcacctgtgtgacttctctcatgtgtaatAAGAGATGATttgtctgtaaaacatttcccacactgagaacatggaaatggcctctcacctgtgtgacgtctctcatgtataacaagacttgctttctttctaaaacatttcccacactcagaacatgtaaatggattatcacctgtgtgacttctctcatgtctaacaagacatGATTTCTTTCTGAAACATTTCccccactcagaacatggaaattgtcTCTCacttgtgtgaattctctgatgtctaacgAGATATAATtttcgtgtaaaacatttcccacactcagaacaaggaaatggtttctcacctgtgtgaattctttgatgtataacaagtcctgatttgcgtgtaaaacatttcccacactcagaacatggaaatggcttctcacctgtgtgatttctctgatgtctaacaagatctgatatgtgtgtaaaacatttcccacactcagcacatggAATTGGCCTCTTACCTGCCTTACTTGGCTGATGGGTAATATGTTTTGCGCTATGTGTAaagcatttggcatctatagaactggGAAATGTCTTATCTACTCTAAGAGCTGTGGTGGATGAACCAATATCCGAGTTATCAGAAGAACACTGCTCATGGTTAGAGGTAACATATGATATATCAGCACTGCGAGGTACTGGATGTATAATTGGTCTCACAGGGTTTTCTCCTGGATACTCTTCTGTGATGTATTTAATTTCTTTTTCACAATCTGAAGATACAAAGGGACATTCAGCCAATATATTTCTTCTGTTACATCCACCTACAGGGAAAAAAAACCCAAGCATATCATGTTACTGGAAGACCTCCATGACAACAATAAGTAGTAGGTTaaggggattattcagagttgttagcaaaccaaaaaagttggcaattgggcaaaatcatgctgcactgtaggtggggcagatgtaacatgtgcagagtaagttagatttgggtgggttatattgtgtttctgtgcagggtaaatactggctgctttatttttacactgcaatttagatttcagattgaacacaccccaccgaaatttaactctctgcacaagttacatctgccccacctgcagtgcaaaatggttttgcccaattgctaacttttttggtttactaaaatCTCCGAATAACCCCCTAAATCATCTCACGCTTTAGATAGGTAAAAGTCCACATGCCTGGAAGGTCCATCACTGACCTCACCCCTACCTTCCTAGTCTTAAGTGAATTGTCCAAGCTACTTCTAAAAAAATATAAACACATACAAGGGAGGGATACGTTGGGCTGCTATAGAGTTCTTAAAAGAAACAAAATTCAGGtaacatagttttttttttttccagaggtAGTGGCCACAGCTCTTCCTGATATCTCAGCTTGGGCTCCCATGGTGCTGTTAGATCCTCCACTGCTCCCGCTTGGAAATCCTTGTGATTAGTGTGAAGGAGGGAAACATATCTCAGCTTGGGCTCCCCTGGTGCTGTTAGATCCTATACTGCTCCCACTTGGCAATCATTGTGATCAATGTGACGGAGGGAAACATATCTCAGCTTGGGCTAACCTGATGCTGTTAGATCCTCCACTGCTCTCGCTTGGCAATCCGTGTGATCAGTGTGACTGAGGGAATCATATCTCAGCTTGGGCTCCCCAGATGCTGTTAGATCCTCTATCGCTCCTGCTTGGCATTCCCTGTGATCAGTGTGATGGAGGGCAATACATATCTCAGCTTGGGCTCCCCAGATGCTGTTAGATCCTCTATCGTTCCTGCTTGGCAATCCCTGTGATCAGTGTGAAGGAGGGAAACATATCTCAGCTTGGGCTCCCCTGGTGCTGTTAGAGCTTCTATTGATCCCACTTGGCAATCCCTGTGACAAGAGTAAGTACACTTTCATTTTGTATTGGGTGTTGATACCAATATGATCTATTTGGTGTTCCTGAATGTCAGAAGTGCAgtgtgctggactgtctgcctGTTACAGCTGCGGCTTGCGAATCCAATCCCAGCATCTGGTCGTCACTAAGCGACCGAGACGCTCCGGTACTACCGGTCCCCGGCCGGGGTTGCTAGGCAGCAGGGTCACTGGAAGATTTCTGTGGTTGTCACACAGGAGGAGGGTGGACGTGCAGTAGCACAGCTGCTGGGTGTTGGTTATTAAGGGAGGCTGGCTGTGCTTGTTGCTCATTGGTTCATTCTCCTTTATAGTCTGGCTCTGTTCCTCACTCCTTGCTGGTTATAGTCACTGGTCGCAGCGGGGGCCCTTGACGCTTAGTTcagtctctggggtatatttactaagtttcGTGTTTCTGCCGATTTCAATCGAATGACATCGGCCGtgcaaaactgcaactttttgaatttgtaatcggtaatttactaagctaccaTGTTTCTCAAattcatattttccgatgtcgatgccattcgtattgtcaggcagtgttttacgggagtgactagtaaaacactgccggacataacacaatgaagcccggccggatcagtgagacgtcatggcgctctccagaTTGACAGGCCAGGTGCGCACAGCCAATCATGAGGAGCGCAGCTTCATTCTCGCCTATGATGGGAAGTTTGTGGTCTGGGTCTGCGactaaccgcaaggttaattggggtcactcttgtggcccCAATTAACCTCGCAGTTAGCCGCAGACCACAAAATTCCCATCATAGGTCAGAATGGAGCTGCGCGAAGCTCCATTCTAGCTGGTGCGCTCCACCTgaatgacaggccaggagcgcacagccaatcaggagagcgccatgatgtggcgctccctgattggctgctgggtcccctagtgacaggagtcacggggggtcctggcattcggggaaaagggttccatgtgtaaacatggaacc
Proteins encoded in this region:
- the LOC135054702 gene encoding oocyte zinc finger protein XlCOF7.1-like isoform X1 is translated as MDKERSYTTERILNLTLEIIYLLTGEGYTVVKKTSGKCKTPSGHLNVSRELIRTHSPIMVPPPNSLIHERDNNQRILEITNKIIQLPSGEEGEYIEEHRGLYKDVMMENHRPLTSLGKRRLSCIVQGRADGPSNRDTPERCPRPLYSQDCTEENHRIPQEDQDEDLTNIKVEDIQEEEETYVTHMKAEDIEGEEETYVTDMKAEDTEGEEETYVTDMKAEDTEGEEETYMTDMKAEDIEGKEMYMIDLKVENIKRDETSVRAEEIPTDISTGGCNRRNILAECPFVSSDCEKEIKYITEEYPGENPVRPIIHPVPRSADISYVTSNHEQCSSDNSDIGSSTTALRVDKTFPSSIDAKCFTHSAKHITHQPSKAGKRPIPCAECGKCFTHISDLVRHQRNHTGEKPFPCSECGKCFTRKSGLVIHQRIHTGEKPFPCSECGKCFTRKLYLVRHQRIHTSERQFPCSEWGKCFRKKSCLVRHERSHTGDNPFTCSECGKCFRKKASLVIHERRHTGERPFPCSQCGKCFTDKSSLITHERSHTGEKPFPCSKCGKCFTRKSGLVTHQRTHTGEKPFPCSECGKCFTRKIYLVNHQRSHTRERPFP
- the LOC135054702 gene encoding oocyte zinc finger protein XlCOF7.1-like isoform X2 — translated: MDKERSYTTERILNLTLEIIYLLTGEGYTVVKKTSGKCKTPSGHLNVSRELIRTHSPIMVPPPNSLIHERDNNQRILEITNKIIQLPSGEEGEYIEEHRGLYKDVMMENHRPLTSLDGPSNRDTPERCPRPLYSQDCTEENHRIPQEDQDEDLTNIKVEDIQEEEETYVTHMKAEDIEGEEETYVTDMKAEDTEGEEETYVTDMKAEDTEGEEETYMTDMKAEDIEGKEMYMIDLKVENIKRDETSVRAEEIPTDISTGGCNRRNILAECPFVSSDCEKEIKYITEEYPGENPVRPIIHPVPRSADISYVTSNHEQCSSDNSDIGSSTTALRVDKTFPSSIDAKCFTHSAKHITHQPSKAGKRPIPCAECGKCFTHISDLVRHQRNHTGEKPFPCSECGKCFTRKSGLVIHQRIHTGEKPFPCSECGKCFTRKLYLVRHQRIHTSERQFPCSEWGKCFRKKSCLVRHERSHTGDNPFTCSECGKCFRKKASLVIHERRHTGERPFPCSQCGKCFTDKSSLITHERSHTGEKPFPCSKCGKCFTRKSGLVTHQRTHTGEKPFPCSECGKCFTRKIYLVNHQRSHTRERPFP